Proteins encoded by one window of Macadamia integrifolia cultivar HAES 741 unplaced genomic scaffold, SCU_Mint_v3 scaffold858, whole genome shotgun sequence:
- the LOC122070206 gene encoding protein RRP6-like 2 isoform X1, whose protein sequence is MEIDSVPEETLKQKAETLKALATGPLASSVSKLSGSSRGIPSDKDFHFFCNFDEFKVPMKEIAEKSESLLKSIGSSSFLWGKEMIFPQDSEEAYDWLVNVSDEVIERCDVSMDEFHRMRKKEEDGGKRISSIISEDGFQLVSGKKKKAGSNSLENVKGDDSSPVTSVKVASRDKKTTGARPRVPFHIPSIVRPQDQYKIMVNNSNQPFEHVWLKRSEDGSRFIHPLEELSVYDFVDRNIGNVESVKPLPIESTPFKLIEEVKDLKELAAKLQNVDEFAVDLEHNQYRSFQGMTCLMQISTRSEDYVVDTLKLRVLIGPHLRELFKDPLKKKVMHGADRDIVWLQRDFGIYICNLFDTGQASRVLQLERNSLEYLLHHFCGVTANKEYQNADWRLRPIPDEMLRYAREDTHYLLHIYDLMRARLLSAQADSESGDDLLSEVYRRSYDICMQLYEKELLTDTSYLHVYGLGGANFNAQQLAIVAGLCEWRDVVARAEDESTGYILPNKAVLEIARQMPLNAGKLRRLVRSKHSYVERNLSSVLNIIENSIQNAASFETAAEQLKKGQLERASDENVEVIAVESDALPTMAIPTRMLAAAAETMNTNGDYDDSVNGKIGECIRVPVKEETLAIVGNAFESDTSRKGGPFELPCEAGKIKNEQDYVLELPKGSPALSAQLGDTNIEMGSKTSAKTVTGATVQMLKKPSRAFGALLGSSTSKRKLNPDKKVEHADPVHDRVALVGDHVNSNGGLHEDVNDLGQKKSFVAAVGRKTLPNVEALPDPVKGVDITRLQISQIAYEEQVQKHIFALIGRLNLHSLSLQTVRHFALSSWRLQKRVDVIPLGKGFVLFRFGSEADMLGVWKQGPFKIEGQVLHFERWRPDFNVHMQKNTHKLVWIRFPGLPVEYWHEAILLSLAKVAGRPFAIDKRTQGSIFWHFPRVCVEIDDSIPRVEEVIVEREQSGCSDLYQFKQQIVYEEQQKRCGICEKFGHTVEECRIISIALGSDPLVSGVKHNKNVQNRAAAAANGRSGDGLPYAGRVPLHTDIRGREPSSSGKDTLVPLVHESEQMRVPSFGHGSASDGYVAKCDDNCGASYHGDEMQSSVKLNEENRSVDDIHNDVQGFERFPVVDGRDGFATI, encoded by the exons ATGGAAATTGATTCGGTACCGGAGGAGACGTTGAAACAAAAAGCTGAAACATTGAAGGCGTTGGCTACTGGTCCTTTGGCATCTTCTGTTTCGAAGCTTTCCGGTTCTTCCAGAGGTATTCCTTCAGATAAAGACTTCCATTTCTTTTGCAACTTCGACGAATTCAAAGTTCCGATGAAAGAAATCGCTGAGAAATCTGAATCGCTGTTGAAAAGTATTGGTTCATCGAGTTTTCTGTGGGGGAAAGAGATGATTTTTCCTCAAGATTCAGAAGAAGCTTATGACTGGCTGGTTAATGTTAGTGATGAGGTCATTGAAAGATGTGATGTTTCCATGGATGAATTTCACAGgatgaggaagaaagaagaggatggCGGGAAACGTATCAGTTCGATCATCTCTGAAGATGGGTTTCAGTTGGTTtctgggaaaaagaagaaggcagGTAGTAACAGTTTGGAGAATGTGAAGGGAGATGATTCGTCTCCTGTGACTTCAGTGAAGGTGGCTTCAAGGGATAAGAAGACAACAGGGGCGAGACCACGCGTGCCATTCCATATACCATCCATTGTTCGACCCCAAGACCAATATAAAATAATGGTTAACAACTCGAACCAGCCGTTTGAGCACGTTTGGTTGAAGAGGAGTGAGGATGGTAGCAGATTTATACACCCTTTG GAGGAGCTCTCTGTGTATGATTTTGTTGATAGAAACATTGGCAATGTGGAATCAGTAAAACCGCTCCCTATAGAGAGTACCCCTTTTAAGCTCATTGAAGAAGTcaaggatttgaaggagttggcTGCCAAGTTGCAAAATGTGGATGAGTTTGCA GTTGATTTGGAGCATAATCAATATCGGTCCTTTCAAGGAATGACGTGCTTGATGCAAATTTCTACTAGAAGTGAAGACTATGTAGTTGATACACTAAAACTTCGGGTACTTATCGGTCCACACCTCAGGGAATTGTTTAAAGAtcccttgaagaagaag GTTATGCATGGGGCGGATCGTGATATTGTGTGGCTTCAACGGGATTTTGGCATATATATCTGCAACTTGTTTGACACTGGACAG GCCTCTAGGGTGTTGCAATTAGAGAGGAACAGTTTGGAGTATCTCCTGCATCATTTTTGTGGAGTCACTGCAAACAAGGA ATACCAAAATGCGGATTGGAGATTGCGCCCGATTCCTGATGAGATGCTTAG ATACGCAAGAGAAGATACCCATTATCTGTTGCATATCTATGATCTTATGAGAGCCAGGTTGCTTTCAGCACAAGCAGATTCTGAAAGTGGTGATGATCTTCTGTCAGAG GTCTACAGACGCAGTTATGACATATGCATGCAGCTTTATGAGAAAGAGCTTTTGACAGATACTTCATATCTCCACGTATACGG GTTAGGGGGAGCTAATTTCAATGCACAACAGCTGGCTATTGTTGCA GGGCTTTGTGAATGGAGAGATGTTGTTGCGCGAGCAGAGGATGAAAGCACTGGCTATATACTGCCAAACAAAGCTGTTCTTGAAATCG CCAGGCAGATGCCCCTTAATGCTGGAAAGCTCAGGCGTCTAGTTAGATCAAAACATTCTTACGTTGAGCGCAATCTTAGTTCTGTACTTAACATCATCGAGAATTCAATCCAAAATGCTGCTTCTTTTGAAACTGCAGCTGAGCAACTAAAGAAGGGTCAATTAGAAAGA GCATCAGATGAAAATGTGGAAGTGATAGCTGTTGAATCTGATGCCTTACCAACTATGGCGATCCCTACAAGAATGCTGGCTGCGGCTGCTGAAACAATGAACACAAATGGTGATTATGATGATTCAGTAAATGGGAAGATAGGTGAATGCATAAGAGTACCGGTCAAGGAAGAGACTTTAGCAATTGTGGGAAATGCTTTTGAAAGTGATACATCCAGAAAAGGAGGCCCCTTTGAACTACCTTGCGAAGCtggaaaaataaagaatgaacagGATTATGTGTTAGAGCTTCCAAAGGGAAGCCCTGCTCTTTCAGCACAATTGGGTGACACAAATATTGAGATGGGCTCTAAAACTTCGGCAAAAACT GTTACTGGAGCCACTGTCCAAATGCTGAAGAAGCCAAGCAGAGCTTTTGGAGCACTACTGGGGAGTTCAACCTCAAAGAGAAAGCTTAATCCAGATAAAAAA GTGGAGCATGCTGATCCAGTTCATGATAGGGTGGCTTTGGTTGGTGATCATGTAAACTCTAATGGAGGGTTGCATGAGGACGTTAATGATCTAGGGCAAAAGAAATCATTTGTGGCAGCAGTTGGCAGGAAGACTTTGCCGAATGTGGAAGCTCTGCCTGATCCTGTGAAGGGAGTAGATATAACTCGGTTGcaaatctctcaaattgcttaTGAAGAACAAGTACAGAAACATATATTTGCTCTGATTGGAAGATTAAATCTTCATTCCTTGTCCCTGCAAACGGTGAGACATTTTGCGCTTTCTTCATGGCGATTGCAAAAAAGAGTTGATGTTATTCCTTTAGGGAAGGGATTTGTTTTATTCCGATTTGGGTCTGAAGCAGACATGTTGGGGGTCTGGAAACAAGGGCCCTTCAAGATTGAAGGCCAAGTTCTGCATTTTGAGAGATGGAGGCCGGACTTTAATGTCCATATGCAAAAAAATACTCATAAGTTGGTATGGATCCGCTTCCCCGGTCTTCCTgtggaatactggcatgaggCGATCCTTTTGTCTTTGGCAAAAGTGGCAGGTAGACCGTTTGCAATTGACAAACGAACCCAAGGATCTATCTTTTGGCACTTTCCAAGGGTATGTGTTGAGATTGATGACTCAATCCCAAGGGTGGAGGAGGTTATTGTCGAAAGAGAACAGAGCGGTTGTTCAGACTTGTATCAATTTAAGCAACAAATTGTTTACGAAGAACAGCAGAAGCGTTGTGGTATTTGCGAGAAGTTTGGACACACTGTTGAAGAATGTCGAATTATTTCCATTGCTCTAGGTTCTGATCCACTGGTTTCTGGTGTGAAACATAATAAGAATGTTCAAAATAGGGCTGCTGCTGCGGCAAATGGTCGATCAGGTGATGGCCTGCCCTATGCTGGTCGTGTTCCTTTGCATACTGATATCAGAGGTAGGGAGCCTTCCTCTAGTGGCAAGGATACTTTGGTTCCCTTGGTTCATGAGTCAGAGCAAATGAGGGTTCCTTCTTTTGGTCATGGCAGTGCAAGTGATGGTTATGTTGCCAAATGTGATGATAATTGTGGTGCATCGTATCATGGTGATGAGATGCAATCGTCAGTTAAGCTGAATGAAGAGAACAGGTCGGTGGATGATATTCACAATGATGTGCAAGGGTTTGAGAGGTTTCCGGTGGTTGATGGTAGAGATGGGTTTGCGACAATCTAG